GGCCAACAGCACCATTCACATGCCCGTTGCTATGGATCCCAACGCCATTTGGGATGATTGAGGGAGGCAGCCCCACAGCCATTGGGGGTGACGCAGCCGGATATAATCCATGGTTGTGAGGGTGAGCATGGGGAGTCAAAAGAGGACTCCCAGCCGGACTCCCTTTACGCTGCTGAAGGGCATGGATCTGCCTTAGCCCTTCTTCATGAATTCGTGATATTGTTTCCAACTCTTTCATTGATAGAGCTTCCAGACCAGCACCATATAGAGGGGCATGTCGAGACATTTCCTCCTGGAGTGAGTGCTCAAGTGTGTGAATATATTGCTGCAAAAGGAAAACACAGGCATTAACCAACCAAAGCCTACCAGAGTATGATCATAAAAGCACAACATTATAGCAGGAAACATTGGCTAGACTATCAACACgtttggatgcaaaccaaagagcacttattggagcttatctagtgtttttaatagttaataagctccaataagtctGAGCCCGTTTGGATGCGGAGTTATTGGAGCTTGTCTATTAGAAAAAGCACTAAATAAAGCTTCTAATAGTGCTCTTTAAATTGCATTCAAACGGGTTGATTTTACATATCACACAAAGTAGTAGTTCAAAAGAGGAGGTAAAACCAGTGAAATATGCTTAAGCTCATCATATGACTTGGACATGCAATTATGCAGTAGACATCATATGATTAAAAATATCACattataatagtaataataaattaaaggtTCAACTTTTAAGATAATGCAAACCTGGCACGCCTGCAACTTCGATTCCATGCCATCAATATATGCTTCGCACCTAGCAATCTGCTCTTCCTTTTCCCGTTTTTCTCCCTCAGTTTGTCCAACTGTTTGAGTCAATCTACGAACTTCATCCTCAAGTGATTGACGGATTTCTTCCCGAGTCACGTTCTCTGTTGCAAATCTTTTCAATTCTTCATCAAATCTCTTCCGAGCAGCTTCAGCATTCTTCAATCTTTCAGCTAGTGCATTTTTCTCCTTCACCACTTTCTGCACATGATACAAATTGTGATTGACCCCATTAGACACACAATAGCACAGTAACCAAACTCAGAACAAAAAATGCAGTAGTCTTTTCTTTCACAGGTTCACCACATTCAAGACTGCTGTCTCAGAAAATAGATACATATCTTTTCTATAATATATTTTAAGTACCCATTGATGCTTCAGATAGCTGAAGGCTTTAAAATTCacaaaaaagtaaaagagaagataacataattaatcacaTTTTTTAGAGTTATTTGATAAACTAAATAAAGGATGGCTCGGAAAAAGGGCTGGATAGCATATTGGCTTAAGATTCAAGAAACAACTTTTTTAAAAACTTAAGCTAAGTCAAGGAGTGGTTGTACCACTAACATGTCCCCCACAAAAAAGCACTCTGGGTTTGAAGGTTGGACAAATATTTAAGCCCAGTCAAACAGTGTATtgaaattattatataattagAAGATCTAAGGTAGCAATGATCAAACTCCATCCTACAAGAGGAATAATCAATCAGATGAAAATGACTGAAAACTATCTTCGAGGAAATGGCCAAAAAGAGGCATGAAGACTACATCTCTACCTATGTCAGAGACTAGGCGAAGGATGTGAGGAGGCGGAAAAGACACAGCAAGAATTATTGGATAGCCATATAAAGCAAGGACAGAAGTATTAAATTGATgctcaagctcaagaactaGTATAAAATCTGCAGTTCCCCCAGAATGGAGCATAAAGAAGCTTTGGATTTTGGAAACCTTAGCACATAAGCATATATGTCAAGTCAAACTAAAATTTAACTGTAATATTACTACTCCCTATTCAAGATGCAGGATCGGCAATATGTAATGATAACCTACAAGGCATGCATCTAAATTCTAGGAACATGGATGACAATCTTTATTGACGAACGCAGAACACAAGGAGAGGGCACACTTCTCTATAGAGTGGCAATTTGAAAGCCAGGATCCTCTCTTTCTAAGTTCTAATAAACTAACTTCCAAGAAGATGCCCTTTCTCTCACTCGTACCCTTTTTATTCTGGTATTATTTTCTAAATCATGAATTGTATCATGTAAcgtaatttataatttatataccTATAGTcccaaatatataattaaatcgGCAAGGCACTATAGTcccaaatatataattaaatcgGCAAGGCAGACATGCCTAATCATCCCTCCTAGTTCACAGTAACATAGACCCTCTAAATAGGAGGTCTGCTAACATATAAGCTTGTAGCCCAGTAACAAATACTGCACAGCATTTAACATCAGCATAACTGAGtttctttattttaaaaaatgtagcAGCAACTAAAATTAGGATTTCAAATAATACCTTTAATTCATCACGTTTCCGAGACTTCAATTGAGAAAGTTGGGTATCTGCATCATGTAAACGGTCTTGGAGAACTTTCTTCTCAGCAGAGAGCTTTACTTTTTCATCATCCCTCTCCGAGCGAAGCCACTCAAGCTGACTCTCAATTTCTTGAACTTGTTCTGTAAGTTCCTTCTTCTCCCGAGAAAACCGGTCTAACTCAGCTCTCATTTCAGACTGTTGAGTCATGAAGTGCATCAGACATAAGTTCTCCAGCAGAAATTAACGAGATAACAACAATATATTATCATCAGCTAAGAATGAAATACCTTGAGACGATTGCTTGTGGCCTCAGATTCACTCAGCTTTTGTGATATAGTAGCTTTTTCCTTAGCCATATTAGAAATCTCAGTTTTGCTTTCCTCACGGATGCGAATAATTTCATCTTCACTAGAGCATAGCTGGTGCCATAGAGCAGCCCGATCAACATTTGCAAGTTCAGCAACTTCACGCATCATACTCAAAACAGGCCTAATAATCTCCTGCTCCTCGCAGACCAAAGTAACCAAGATATCCAAATCAAAATCTACTTCACGACCATTATCAGAAGTGCTGGTGGCACGGTCAACAAGCCTCTTCAGCATCCTCCCCCGATAAGATTCATTAGCATACCATCTGAAGAGTATCATGTAGAGCAATTTCACAAATTCTTTCACACATGGGTCTCTGGAGAGGGCCAGCGTTTCAGCAAGACCAAGAACTGAAGTAAAATCATCCCTTTGAACACCCAATTGCTCACAAGCATCTACCTCCGTCGCACCATCAGAATGTTGAAAGTTTTCAGAAATAAATCTAGCATTATTGTTCAATCTTTGAGAAAGACGACTTTCCAATACCAGAGCTACAGACTGAGCACCTATTGCACCTCGAGCTACAGCTCTCTCGAATGTTTGAGAAGCTTCAACAGCAAGACAAGGAATAGATAACATCTCAAACAGTATATAAATATCAGAAAAATGACGACTAGCACGAAAAGTCTGCTCATCAACCACATGCACTCCAGTAGGAGCAGAGCCATGTTCACCAAATACAAAAATCCCACATGGCAGAGCAGGGAAACTATCCCCATAATCATCATCACAGTCAATATCCCTAAGTATGGTTTCAGCAACATCCCCCCAACTATTTATAGTCTTGCTCAAAAAATCAAGGACACAAGGTGACACCTCGAGGCCTAGATTTTTTAGCCTGACGCGAACCGACCTAACCTACATACAGGGGAAAAAATAATGTTACAAACACTTCATAAAACATTTGGGGAAGAAGACAAGAAGTATATGGAATTATTTTGATGAGTGGTTAGTGTAAAACTTCTTTATATTAATGAGTTTGTCAAACtcattaaatgatgtggcaACACATTATTGCATAAAACTCATTTAGCATTGGCAAcgcatcaaaattaaattccAAGTAAATAAAGAAAGAGGGTGCAATTTCCAAATATCTTCAAGCTTACTGCTTCAGAGAGGTGTTGACATTGAGATGCCGCTTTGAATATAAAATCTATAGTCGCAGTGAGGGGTTCTTCATTTGAGTCTGTTAAAAGTTCAAATGACTGAAACAGAATACGCTCCCACACTTCGCTCCCACACTCCAATTGACTAAGAGCCCCAAAAAcctaagaaataaaaaaaaccatcaGTGGGAGAAAAACAATGAAACCATATTCAGTGTAGTGTTGGTATGGTGGAAATGTAGCCCAAGTATATCAAAAATTGATGATTGTGTTCCCTGAAATTAAAACTATACTACAAAACAATTCAAACAAGACACTGAAAAAGAACAATAGTCTATCTCACAGGTATTCGTAATGCAGGTTCTGCATCTGGCTTTTGAAGTCGCTCAAGAAGTGCACATGCAGCAACTGGATGCTCCGACTGCTCAACCAATTTGGGAACCAGAGCAACAAGGTCCGCTTGCAAATGCTTAGGAGCCTTGTCCAATACAAGAGCAATTTTCTGTGCAGACTGAGGTCGCCGTCTTGGCTCGGGACAGCCTTGCGGAACAGCCCCATCTAAAGCTCTTAGTGAGTTTACAATCAAACCTAAGAGCTCCTCAGATTGTTCTGGCCACTTGGTCTGAAGTTCCAAATTCACAGTCAAAACCATAGATATCATCAATAAAACTACATCTTACGAATATAAATTCATACCTTTGACCGGAAAGACGCATTTTCCGAACTGGCAGCAGATGTTTCTGGCGGACAAGTGGGCTGTCCAGGAAGAGCTTTTTCCTGAATACCATTACTATTTAAATCAGAGCTCTGAACAGCAGATGTACTACTGCTTTCTTCCACAGTAGAATCCAATCTCTCATGAACAGGAGTTTGTGCAGACTTCGCTACTCTATTTTCTCTATCACAGACAAGAGGACTAGCAGCTCCATTAGTGTCAGGAGAAGGTTTTGCGCATGCATCAACAGAATCAGAAACAGGGCCCACTTCAGAAGGTTGGCAGCACTCAACCATTATATCCAATAGTAAATCAACGATTGCTTGCTGTAATACTTTAACTCCCATCAGCAAATTCATTAAACTCGGGGAAGACTCATCAGCCTTGGTGGTCTTCTTCCCATCACAACTACCAGAGAGCTTGGTAGGTAGAAGTAAACGCTTAACTTTTGCAGGATCATCAAGATAAACCCGTAGTCCGGTCAGAAACCCAGCAATAGCACCAGCATCCATCAAAAGTTTCTCTCTTAAAGTAACCTGTGGCTGTGAAGGATTATCTCCATATGTTAAATGAAATCCAGCTCGAGAAAGAAGATTTCTGAATATATCTTCCTCATCTCCACTTATCCCTTCACTGTCTTCAGAGTCGAGCAGTTCATCAGGATCAGTTGTCAATGCATCTTGATCATCCTCCGAAGCTAAAACCTGTACATTTAAGACCCGATTAGAAGAGGCATGAGCAACCTCACAGTAAGAGTGAGAAGTATTTAATACAACCAGCGGGTGTAATAAAATTCATAACAAAAACTTTAGACTTCAAACAAATGAGCAAAGAGGCAAAACATATaagcattttttttctttcatgaaAGACGGTGATAATTATATCATATGGCTAAGGTGTGGGATAGAAAATGCTTACAAGTTTTATTGTACATTAAGAAGAACAAGGGATGCAAAATTATGAACTGAAGCATTAATCAACTTCTGTAACTCGTGAGTCACATATCAGCTGGTTCCATCCATCTTATCAGCTAATAACAAGCAAAAGTTCCAAGGAAGAGGCCATATTTCTTAACTTGCTTGTTCCAATCATAGATAGCCATGCATATAAATAAGATGCAAAAACCAGACATTATATGTTAAATTAGTGCCATGTCAGAAGCAAAAGAGCCAGGGTCAAATAGATAGCCACGCACATATACAGGCACTTTTATATCTAAAGTGAAGAATATGACATCCTATAGACAGTCGAAGGACATAGAAAAATAGCACAAGGGAGAGGATATTCGGTATCTATCAATTGATTGCATGCACAAGGTAACATATGAGGCAATAGCAAAAGGACTTACCTCTAAATCTGAAAACTCAAACCAAGGGCAGCAATCCAATATTTCACATACAAAAACAACAGTGTCACGGACAAGAAAGCCAGCATCAGCTTCTAACATATCAGACACCTTCATGAATTGCAAAACAGAATTATTCCATGTCTTTGTGCAGATAGAAGATTCTTTCCACACAGTCTTGGCCGGGTTCTTTTGATTCACAACAGCCATTCTGTATCTGACCCAGAAGTTTTTATCAGGATCACTACCAACAGCCTGGTCACTCTCCAAATATATGCATATGGTGTCAAATGATTCATACACACCTGGGTCAAGGAAACAAAAGATTAGAATCAATAACAAGAATGCAAAAGTTTGCAATTACTTCTGACAGTGAATAAAAAAATGATGGAGATAATAGCAGCGCAATAAACACCTACCAATGCGAAGCTCGCATCCACCAGCCTGAAAGAATTTACTAAAGATTTTTCGAGTTTCCATTATATCCTTAAAGGAAAGGAAATTCTCCACTTTCCATGTAAACGAGCTTCTTTTCCCATGGCTATCAATAGAGGAGCCACTGCTGCTTGGCTCGGAATCATGCTCAGCAAAATCCTGCATTATTGATGTCTCTTTCAATATAAGAACTTCAGCTGAAAATATGACAGTGTCCTGGACAAGAAAACCTGAATCTTGATCGAAGAGACTTGTCAGGGTCACAAATTCACGCCATCCCCAATCCTTTGCAGCTTTGGAGTAGCGGTTCTGAGATTCCTTGGTGACAGATTTATCCTCCATTCTCTGGTTCACAACTGACAAACGATGACTAACAAAACAACTCCAATCACTGGAAGTATTTCTTGAGTCTGTAACTTCAAGAAACACTGAAAGGTGACATGGTGGCTGAGACTGCCCTGGTAACatcaaaaccatataaaaacTTATCAGACTCCTTTTTTCGTCCCAATCTCAACATTTTATCACGGTATTGAAATAATCTGAGTGCAAGGACAGGACTATATTCATGCAATGAGAAACAGAGTCTATATTATGATTCATACTCATGGTGGCAGTTGCCACGTAACATCAGTAGATATACAATGATGAAGTGTTCAGCGGGAAAAAAAGCTCACAAATGCAGCAAGTAAGCTCCTTCCATTTCATCCGTATAGGCAAAAATCATACCAAAATAAATGCCAAAAAAGATCATATCTACtagatatatattataaaatcaTTCACGTGTCTTCAGGACTTCACCCAAACCACTTAAATTTTTGGACAGTTGTTTTACAAGATACTATTAGGGCCTCTATGACCaagaggtctagagttcaaATCTTGTTGCTcctattattataataaaaagttgaatttcagcatatggtaggtgggcctgttCATTATCATCGCTTCAAGCCCAATTGACTCTTGCGTGAAGTGtttgtgttagaaatataatacaaAATCATCAATATATCTTCACCTAAACAGCATAAACTTTTGGAATAGTTGAATTATGACAATATCTAATGGTATTAAAACTGATCAACAAAACAGCATATTTCAAATGGTTATTTACAAAGCAAATCAAATGGCCCGCATAGCAGTAAAATGGCACACCTCGTGGATACACAATAAGGCGACAATCCCTATTACCAATCTGAAACCTCCGGCTCTTGATACAAAGACCCGtaattttcctcttcttcagtaAATCTTTCAACCTTGTGAAATTTTCAATCCTCCAAGTGAACTTTCCAATATGACCATCTGACTTCCTCGCACCACTTCCACTTCTCCCAGCAATCACAGCCCCATTCTTGGAAAAACTGCTAAACTCCTTGATCACATGAAATGAGGTACTAAAAACCGCAGTGTCATCCACCAGGAACCCTGAATCAGACCCAACGAAATCCGACATCTTCATATAATCATTCCACCCCAAGCTGGTGTTATCACCACTCTTATTATCAGCCGCAAACCGACCATATGAGTCCCTATGCGTGTGATTCGAACCGGGCTTCTGGTTCAACACAGACATTCTAAACAAACACCAGCAACTCCTATCAGACAGCGCCGCAGTCTTATCAGTATCCTTGCTCTCCAAACACATTGAAAGATGATCAACCCCATTCACCGTGCTCTGGTACACACTAATCCTCAAATTACACTCCCCAGCTGGAAAAACCGGGCTCATTATCTTCTGTGTCCTGATCATATCCTTAAACAAGCTAAAATTATGCACCTTCCAGGTGAACTTCCCACTCAAAACATCACTCACAGGACCCACAACAACCGAAGAACTCGAAGACAACGATGAAGACGACGACGAGGACTGCAACTCATTGTTATCGCGACTAAAACTAACCGACTCGTTAAGAATAAGAATATCAGCAGTGATCAAAACAGAATCAGTGTTGAACAGATACCCCAATTTGGGATCGAAAACAGTGGAAGAAGGCGTGAAATCACACCAACCATGCGATTTCTTCTTACTAGAGAATCTATGCCATGAATCGCGATGAATGCTCTTGGAATCATCAACGAGGTTAACAATCGCCAAGCGATAACTCGCGAAACAGTCCCATTTGGAAGAAGAGGTGCCGCGAGGGTCCATGATTTGGAGGTAGATGGAGATGTAACCTGGAAGAGCTTGAGAATCACCCTTAGGGTATATCAAGAGGCGGCAATCGTAGCCTCCTACCTCGAAGTACTTGCTCCACAGTGCCCTAGCTTTTATCCTCGGGAAATTGTGCACCGTCCATCTGCACACGGCGGAGTACTCTCCTCGTCGATCGACGGCCACCGTCTCCTGCGCGCCGCCACCGTCTCTTGACCCCAAAACAAGGTCCTCCGCCGCCGCTGAGGATGACGATGACGAcgtcgccgccgccgccgcctccGTGAAAGACGGCGCGGCGGATAGCGACGGAACCGCCTCTGATGAAGTGTGCTTCATTGTCTCCGACTCCGGTTTCTTCTTCTTCGCGTTTCGTACCAGTTTTCGTGCGAGTGAATGAAAACCTGAGAAGAGAAACGAGACGAACGAGACGAGAAGACGAAGGAggtagagagagaatgagaagaagagagagagcacacacacacacaacacaagACAACACCACACAGGTTTGGACAATGAAGGCGTACGATAGTGGCTTGCGTGTTTCGTTTTTCGCTTGTTTCTTAATGGGGTGGCGCATGATAGTAATCATGCGCCTTCTTGATTTGGTGTGTATCGCTCATTCTATTGGTTGGGTTCAGATGGATGAGAGAGTAGGTTGTGAGTTAATGTTGGGGTTTTTTGTGGCCGTTGGATTGGGGGAATGGATGGGATTGATTGGTCTAGGTTTTGGTGGGGTTGGATTTGAGCACGTGCTTATAGGAGGATCTGGATCCTCTGTTTAGCTACGGCCACGTCATTGCAGCATGATAGTGGCCATTACTAATGGGATATGATGGACTGCATCGCATTGATTCCAGTGATATTTACAGCTATGCATTTTTCACCGTTGGATCAATCAGGGGTTGGAATTAGGTTTAGCCACTTTACCCATCCTCTTTTGCTTGCGGATGGGTGTAGTGTGAAGTGTGAACTGTGATGTGAATCATACCATGAGCCTAGGTATGCTTGTTGAGAGTCGGGTGAATTTGTCTTTGGTTACCATCATCGATTAAGGATGCTTTTGGGATGATACATTATGTTAATCACCACAGCTCTGACATCGACAAGTCAATCGAACatgaatatttttaaaaaaaatttacataccaaaaatgaatgaaacaatgaaaagataaataaatatagCGGAGTAAAAAGAAATTACATCACATCGTTCAGCATACTTAATTGGTTATTAACTTATCTGTCTTTTTTAAATTTAgttattttatgttttattttaattactgTGATCAATGAATTGACAATGATATAATTACTTGATTAGAAGAAGTTAATTACATTGGACGCATCTAGCATCTTTAAGAGTTCGAAGTTAAATAGTATAATGAAAGTAGTAAATTAATAATTACTTCGCATAAGTTAACTGATACGACACTGTTACATAGTGTACGTAGTATAAGGGAATGTAAAATGTAATATATACATATTTCAATTGATGAGTGACTTTTTCTGTTTGATTAACTTTAGCCACTAATTTTCAAAAATCAATGATTCAAAGTTTGCATTAGGGTTTTGCATAGGGTCATGCCGGAGAGGATCCATACTCATGTTTCTGTAGGAGATTATAAAAAATGATGACAAACATAAATAAGTAAATTCAGAAACTGGAAACTCAATCAAACCCTTCTTATATgaagtttttttaatatattaaaaagataaattacaccctttAAGGATCGATTCCTGAATCTTCCCTTCTCAACCCATATGTCTCATAGGTCCTACCACTTGATCGAGTTATTCTTTAGGGACTTTCTTATATGAATATATCAAAACGTATCTTTATACAGTTCAATAATTTgactttatttaaattattaagtAGTACATTTGTTCCATATATAATACTATTACTATAACAACATTAATGGGTGACAAATTATCTAGTGAAtattataagtttttttttttgaaattagtgAATATTATAAGTTAAAGTATAAAGTTTTGCTATTTAAGGTTTAGTGAAGAATTAAGGagtatttcttttttaattataCGGTTATACCCATCGAACATAAAAAATACCTTAAGGATATCCGTTGGTTTTGTGTTTTGCAGCATTCTGAGTGGAAAAAGTATTTCCAAGACAAAACGTAGAAACAACATTTGTATTCCATAGTCTTACACAAATTTGATATTTTAAAGTGAGAATATGAAACTTTACTTATAAAACATATTAATGTTTGACCTATGAGtctttttccattttttatcATGGAAATGTGCGACCacgatcttttttttttctaaaagggAAAAGACAACTACATGATCTGTAACAGTAAATATATATTATAGGCAATTGTTGCATATTCACTGTTGTTTAGAAGATATCTCCGGATTGTTATGGTTTGGTATCATAGACAGACATGTTATCTTTAATTCCATTTTTAGTGACATCTTTAGCCATATCTCATTATCTCCTGATTGTATCACGAGAATGTTCGGAAACAACGGagctaaagaaaaataaaacacaatcacaacacaaaaAAATTACGTGGAAACTCTAAAATCGGAGaaaaaccacgaccgttgtcTAAACCGACAACCAAATAAttatcactatgtgaaaattgttacaacacatagacttctctcactctcaccccaatgccccagtacaaccacactctcacaaagcaaatatttaacttaagtcagatataagcttaaagtgctactgactggtgcatctaaaaacaaagaacctaggtTCAATATATAGTCTTGGTCTCCCTCTTGCTTCACCATAGTAAGCGATGTAagacttctccaatagctaatttttaacctccttctttattttagaaatttggtaatgtgggacttgacaatcaaccccaacaaagaaaacaatgagGACAATTTCTTTTCTATTGaagtttgtattttttttttcttagtcGCATACCCTGACCCTGAGAAGACATAAGagcttgtttattttttttcaaagacAGAAGAGTTTGTGAAAACTTTTTATTTATCAAAAGAACCTAATTCATTAAGGTGGGCTGGAGCCCAAAGAacaggggagttgggtttggagccccaccccttaggctttgcaccccactaaaatagatacggaatttaaatttccgtatcaatacggaaaataaaattccgtatctgttttagtatataat
This is a stretch of genomic DNA from Lotus japonicus ecotype B-129 chromosome 1, LjGifu_v1.2. It encodes these proteins:
- the LOC130727362 gene encoding uncharacterized protein LOC130727362; translation: MKHTSSEAVPSLSAAPSFTEAAAAATSSSSSSAAAEDLVLGSRDGGGAQETVAVDRRGEYSAVCRWTVHNFPRIKARALWSKYFEVGGYDCRLLIYPKGDSQALPGYISIYLQIMDPRGTSSSKWDCFASYRLAIVNLVDDSKSIHRDSWHRFSSKKKSHGWCDFTPSSTVFDPKLGYLFNTDSVLITADILILNESVSFSRDNNELQSSSSSSSLSSSSSVVVGPVSDVLSGKFTWKVHNFSLFKDMIRTQKIMSPVFPAGECNLRISVYQSTVNGVDHLSMCLESKDTDKTAALSDRSCWCLFRMSVLNQKPGSNHTHRDSYGRFAADNKSGDNTSLGWNDYMKMSDFVGSDSGFLVDDTAVFSTSFHVIKEFSSFSKNGAVIAGRSGSGARKSDGHIGKFTWRIENFTRLKDLLKKRKITGLCIKSRRFQIGNRDCRLIVYPRGQSQPPCHLSVFLEVTDSRNTSSDWSCFVSHRLSVVNQRMEDKSVTKESQNRYSKAAKDWGWREFVTLTSLFDQDSGFLVQDTVIFSAEVLILKETSIMQDFAEHDSEPSSSGSSIDSHGKRSSFTWKVENFLSFKDIMETRKIFSKFFQAGGCELRIGVYESFDTICIYLESDQAVGSDPDKNFWVRYRMAVVNQKNPAKTVWKESSICTKTWNNSVLQFMKVSDMLEADAGFLVRDTVVFVCEILDCCPWFEFSDLEVLASEDDQDALTTDPDELLDSEDSEGISGDEEDIFRNLLSRAGFHLTYGDNPSQPQVTLREKLLMDAGAIAGFLTGLRVYLDDPAKVKRLLLPTKLSGSCDGKKTTKADESSPSLMNLLMGVKVLQQAIVDLLLDIMVECCQPSEVGPVSDSVDACAKPSPDTNGAASPLVCDRENRVAKSAQTPVHERLDSTVEESSSTSAVQSSDLNSNGIQEKALPGQPTCPPETSAASSENASFRSKTKWPEQSEELLGLIVNSLRALDGAVPQGCPEPRRRPQSAQKIALVLDKAPKHLQADLVALVPKLVEQSEHPVAACALLERLQKPDAEPALRIPVFGALSQLECGSEVWERILFQSFELLTDSNEEPLTATIDFIFKAASQCQHLSEAVRSVRVRLKNLGLEVSPCVLDFLSKTINSWGDVAETILRDIDCDDDYGDSFPALPCGIFVFGEHGSAPTGVHVVDEQTFRASRHFSDIYILFEMLSIPCLAVEASQTFERAVARGAIGAQSVALVLESRLSQRLNNNARFISENFQHSDGATEVDACEQLGVQRDDFTSVLGLAETLALSRDPCVKEFVKLLYMILFRWYANESYRGRMLKRLVDRATSTSDNGREVDFDLDILVTLVCEEQEIIRPVLSMMREVAELANVDRAALWHQLCSSEDEIIRIREESKTEISNMAKEKATISQKLSESEATSNRLKSEMRAELDRFSREKKELTEQVQEIESQLEWLRSERDDEKVKLSAEKKVLQDRLHDADTQLSQLKSRKRDELKKVVKEKNALAERLKNAEAARKRFDEELKRFATENVTREEIRQSLEDEVRRLTQTVGQTEGEKREKEEQIARCEAYIDGMESKLQACQQYIHTLEHSLQEEMSRHAPLYGAGLEALSMKELETISRIHEEGLRQIHALQQRKGSPAGSPLLTPHAHPHNHGLYPAASPPMAVGLPPSIIPNGVGIHSNGHVNGAVGPWFNHP